Proteins from a single region of Pangasianodon hypophthalmus isolate fPanHyp1 chromosome 7, fPanHyp1.pri, whole genome shotgun sequence:
- the dbx1b gene encoding homeobox protein DBX1-B — MLPGVIAPPAMYPNLLSLPRTLRSAFTAPSSFRVEDLLRIGRETFPPPLPPPASPSSPETARASSCTDRSSSPPQTTAISTTTHTHTHTHTEPGYLKFGVNAILAPDTRNASSPPALHGMSPKHFPLPYFDASFHPFIRAAYFPASNSVVPIPGTFSWPLSARGKPRRGMLRRAVFSDVQRKALEKMFQKQKYISKPDRKKLAAKLGLKDSQVKIWFQNRRMKWRNSKERELLSSGGCREQTLPTKTNPNPDLSDVGIKYENLDRDSPHGAFYHPHIGKDLENGSDSLLTSPSHSSKNSDSSDDEEITVS, encoded by the exons ATGTTGCCCGGCGTTATTGCTCCTCCCGCCATGTATCCCAACCTGCTGTCTCTGCCGCGGACTTTGCGCTCGGCCTTCACGGCGCCGTCCAGCTTCCGGGTGGAGGACCTGCTGCGCATCGGGCGCGAGACCTTCCCGCCTCCGCTTCCGCCGCCCGCGAGCCCCAGCTCCCCCGAGACCGCGCGCGCTTCCTCCTGTACCGACAGGAGCAGCTCACCGCCGCAGACCACCGCCATCAGCAcgaccacacacacccacacacacacacacaccgagccCGGATACCTGAAGTTCGGGGTGAACGCCATTCTTGCACCAGATACCAGAAACG CATCGTCTCCACCTGCACTGCATGGCATGAGCCCTAAACACTTTCCCTTGCCCTACTTCGACGCGTCATTCCATCCGTTCATCAGAGCTGCCTATTTTCCCG CTTCAAACTCAGTGGTTCCTATACCGGGAACCTTCTCATGGCCACTTTCGGCAAGGGGAAAGCCGAGGAGAGGCATGCTGAGGCGGGCCGTGTTTTCCGACGTGCAGCGCAAAGCTTTGGAGAAAATGTTTCAGAAGCAGAAGTACATCAGCAAACCGGACAGGAAGAAGCTAGCCGCGAAACTCGGCCTGAAAGACTCTCAG GTAAAAATATGGTTCCAAAACCGAAGAATGAAATGGCGGAATTCCAAAGAGAGGGAACTTTTGTCTTCAGGTGGCTGTCGAGAACAAACTCTGCCAACGAAGACAAACCCTAACCCAGATCTCAGCGACGTTGGGATAAAGTACGAGAATCTCGACAGAGACAGCCCACATGGTGCTTTCTACCATCCTCACATAGGCAAAGATCTCGAAAACGGCTCCGATTCACTCCTCACGTCTCCGTCACACTCCAGCAAGAACTCAGACTCATCAGATGATGAAGAAATCACCGTATCGTAg